Proteins from a single region of Streptomyces sp. TN58:
- a CDS encoding serine hydrolase domain-containing protein has translation MDELAEDRELLPTTRRALRHRIAVAQSTGRAPSVVAAVLRGGEVVWEGSRTSVEGHGPDGDVQYRIGSISKTFTAVLVMRLRDEGLLKLEDPLDKHLPGTAAGRVTIAQLLSHTGGLAAETPGEWWERTPGTLRPELADVLGEDPFKLTPGSRHHYSNPGYTLLGSLAEALRGRPWEEVLRAEVLEPLGLDRTSGRPQAPHAGGWAVHPWADVMMPEPLEDLGLMAAAGQLWSTTRDLARFADFLLRGDDRVLSAESVREMRRPAAPPEPGFADLGYGLGMQLMAHGARRLVGHSGSLPGFVAGMWLSEADDVAAVVLANCTSGPAPTAVAADLVGIVADAEPPFPPPWRPFKEAEQVPLDVCGPWYWGTSAQVVRLVADGSLELAPVGGAGRTARFRAEPDGSWTGLSGYYTGETLRAVRREDGSVSHLDLASFVFTREPYDAGAPVPGGVDPQGWRGIG, from the coding sequence ATGGATGAGCTTGCCGAGGACCGTGAACTGCTCCCCACCACCCGTCGTGCGCTGAGGCACCGGATCGCCGTCGCGCAGAGCACGGGCCGAGCACCGTCGGTCGTGGCGGCCGTACTCCGCGGCGGAGAGGTGGTCTGGGAGGGCTCCCGGACCTCCGTGGAGGGGCACGGCCCGGACGGCGACGTCCAGTACCGGATCGGATCGATCAGCAAGACCTTCACCGCCGTCCTCGTCATGCGGCTGCGGGACGAAGGGCTTCTGAAGCTCGAAGACCCGCTGGACAAGCACCTCCCGGGGACCGCGGCCGGCCGGGTGACCATCGCGCAACTGCTGTCCCACACCGGCGGGCTGGCGGCGGAGACCCCCGGCGAGTGGTGGGAGCGGACCCCCGGCACGCTGCGGCCCGAGCTCGCCGACGTGCTGGGCGAGGACCCGTTCAAGCTCACCCCGGGCAGCAGGCACCACTACTCCAACCCCGGTTACACCCTGCTGGGTTCGCTGGCGGAGGCACTGCGCGGCCGGCCATGGGAAGAGGTCCTGCGAGCCGAGGTGCTGGAACCGCTCGGCTTGGACCGTACGAGCGGACGTCCGCAGGCCCCGCACGCGGGCGGCTGGGCGGTCCATCCGTGGGCCGACGTGATGATGCCCGAACCGCTCGAAGACCTGGGCCTGATGGCCGCGGCCGGGCAGCTGTGGTCCACGACCCGGGATCTCGCACGGTTCGCCGACTTCCTGCTGCGCGGCGACGACCGCGTCCTGAGCGCGGAGTCCGTACGGGAGATGCGGCGGCCGGCAGCGCCGCCCGAGCCCGGTTTCGCCGATCTCGGCTACGGGCTGGGGATGCAGCTGATGGCCCACGGTGCGCGCCGGCTGGTGGGCCACAGCGGATCGCTGCCCGGCTTCGTCGCGGGGATGTGGCTGAGCGAGGCGGACGACGTGGCGGCGGTGGTGCTGGCCAACTGCACTTCGGGGCCGGCTCCCACGGCCGTGGCAGCCGACCTCGTCGGGATCGTGGCGGACGCGGAGCCCCCCTTCCCACCGCCGTGGCGGCCGTTCAAGGAGGCCGAACAGGTGCCTCTTGACGTGTGCGGCCCCTGGTACTGGGGGACTTCGGCCCAGGTGGTGCGGCTGGTCGCGGACGGCTCTCTGGAGCTGGCGCCGGTCGGCGGAGCGGGGCGTACGGCCCGGTTCCGGGCGGAGCCGGACGGCAGCTGGACCGGGTTGTCCGGGTACTACACGGGGGAGACCCTGCGGGCGGTGCGCCGCGAGGACGGTTCGGTGAGCCACCTCGATCTGGCGTCCTTCGTGTTCACCAGGGAGCCGTACGACGCCGGAGCCCCGGTGCCCGGCGGGGTCGACCCGCAGGGCTGGCGCGGCATCGGCTGA
- a CDS encoding lipid II:glycine glycyltransferase FemX gives MSLSLRTISREQHLGYLQSLPSASHCQVPAWADVKNEWRSENLGWFNESEELVGAALVLYRQLPKVKRYLAYLPEGPVINWYAPNLEEWLQPMLAHLKQQGAFTVKMGPPVVIRRWNSAAIKAGIQDPNVKRLRDVEASVIEPRAFEVSDKLRRMGWQQAEDGGAGFGDVQPRYVFQVPLANRSLDDVLKGFNQLWRRNIKKAEKAGVEVVQGGYDDLPTWQHLYEITAERDKFRPRPLSYFQRQWTALNSEDPNRMRLYIATHEGEPLAAATMLTVGQHVWYSYGASANHKREVRPSNAMQWRMLRDAYALGASVYDLRGISDTLDENDHLFGLIQFKVGTGGEAVEYVGEWDFPLNKVLHKALDIYMSRR, from the coding sequence ATGAGCCTGTCCCTGAGGACCATCAGCCGAGAGCAGCATCTGGGTTACCTCCAGAGCCTGCCCTCGGCGAGCCACTGCCAGGTCCCGGCGTGGGCCGACGTCAAGAACGAGTGGCGTTCCGAAAACCTCGGTTGGTTCAACGAATCCGAGGAACTCGTCGGAGCGGCGCTCGTGTTGTACCGGCAGCTGCCCAAGGTGAAGCGCTACCTCGCGTACCTCCCCGAGGGGCCGGTCATCAACTGGTACGCCCCGAACCTGGAGGAGTGGCTCCAGCCCATGCTGGCCCACCTCAAGCAGCAGGGCGCCTTCACCGTGAAGATGGGCCCGCCCGTCGTCATCCGCCGCTGGAACTCGGCCGCCATCAAGGCCGGCATCCAGGACCCCAACGTCAAGCGGCTGCGCGACGTGGAGGCCTCGGTGATCGAGCCGCGCGCCTTCGAGGTGTCCGACAAGCTGCGCCGCATGGGCTGGCAGCAGGCCGAGGACGGCGGCGCCGGCTTCGGCGACGTCCAGCCCCGCTACGTCTTCCAGGTGCCGCTGGCCAACCGCTCGCTGGACGATGTCCTCAAGGGCTTCAACCAGCTGTGGCGCCGCAACATCAAGAAGGCGGAGAAGGCCGGTGTCGAGGTCGTCCAGGGCGGCTACGACGACCTGCCGACCTGGCAGCACCTCTACGAGATCACGGCCGAGCGCGACAAGTTCCGCCCTCGCCCGCTCAGCTACTTCCAGCGCCAGTGGACGGCCCTCAACTCCGAGGACCCCAACCGGATGCGCCTGTACATCGCCACGCACGAGGGAGAGCCGCTGGCCGCCGCCACGATGCTCACCGTCGGCCAGCACGTCTGGTACTCCTACGGCGCCTCCGCCAACCACAAGCGCGAGGTCCGGCCGTCGAACGCGATGCAGTGGCGGATGCTGCGCGACGCGTACGCGCTCGGTGCGAGCGTCTACGACCTGCGCGGAATTTCTGACACGCTGGACGAGAACGACCACCTGTTCGGTTTGATCCAGTTCAAGGTCGGTACGGGCGGCGAAGCCGTGGAGTACGTCGGCGAGTGGGACTTCCCGCTGAACAAGGTGCTGCACAAGGCGCTCGACATCTACATGTCGCGGCGCTGA
- the dnaB gene encoding replicative DNA helicase, which yields MDDPWADSGPSDRLPARPRRNADGRGRGDEQHDRGREGGSWDGGGSGFERVPPQDLDAEQSVLGGMLLSKDAIADVVEVIKGHDFYRPSHETIYQAILDLYAKGEPADPITVGAELTRRGEISKVGGAAYLHTLVQSVPTAANAEYYAEIVHERAVLRRLVAAGTKITQMGYAADGDVDEIVNSAQAEIYAVTEQRTSEDYLPLGDIMEGALDEIEAIGSRSGQMSGVPTGFTDLDSLTNGLHPGQMIVIAARPAMGKSTLALDFARACSIKSNLPSVIFSLEMGRNEIAMRLLSAEARVALHHMRSGTMTDDDWTRLARRMPDVSAAPLYIDDSPNLSMMEIRAKCRRLKQRNDLSLVVIDYLQLMQSGGSRRPESRQQEVSDMSRNLKLLAKELEVPVIALSQLNRGPEQRTDKKPMVSDLRESGSIEQDADMVILLHREDAYEKESPRAGEADLIVAKHRNGPTATITVAFQGHYSRFVDMANT from the coding sequence ATGGACGACCCCTGGGCCGACAGCGGTCCGAGCGACCGTCTGCCCGCTCGTCCGCGCCGTAACGCCGACGGCCGAGGCCGAGGCGACGAGCAGCACGACCGCGGTCGCGAAGGCGGCTCCTGGGACGGCGGTGGAAGCGGCTTCGAGCGCGTCCCTCCGCAGGACCTCGACGCCGAGCAGTCGGTGCTCGGCGGCATGCTGCTCTCGAAGGACGCCATCGCAGACGTCGTCGAGGTCATCAAGGGCCACGACTTCTACCGGCCGTCGCACGAGACGATCTACCAGGCCATCCTCGACCTGTACGCCAAGGGAGAGCCGGCCGACCCGATCACGGTGGGCGCCGAGCTGACCCGGCGTGGCGAGATCAGCAAGGTCGGCGGCGCCGCGTACCTGCACACGCTGGTCCAGTCCGTGCCGACGGCGGCGAACGCCGAGTACTACGCCGAGATCGTCCACGAGAGGGCCGTCCTGCGCCGCCTGGTCGCCGCGGGTACGAAGATCACGCAGATGGGGTACGCGGCCGACGGCGACGTCGACGAGATCGTCAACAGCGCCCAGGCGGAGATCTACGCCGTCACCGAGCAGCGGACCTCCGAGGACTACCTGCCGCTCGGCGACATCATGGAGGGCGCGCTCGACGAGATCGAGGCCATCGGTTCGCGCAGCGGGCAGATGTCCGGCGTTCCCACCGGCTTCACCGATCTGGACTCGCTGACCAACGGCCTGCACCCGGGCCAGATGATCGTCATCGCCGCCCGCCCCGCCATGGGCAAGTCCACCCTGGCGCTGGACTTCGCCCGGGCCTGCTCCATCAAGAGCAACCTGCCCAGCGTCATCTTCTCCCTCGAAATGGGGCGCAACGAGATCGCCATGCGCCTGCTCTCGGCGGAAGCCAGGGTGGCGCTGCACCACATGCGCTCGGGCACGATGACGGACGACGACTGGACCCGGCTGGCCCGCCGGATGCCCGACGTCTCCGCCGCCCCCCTCTACATCGACGATTCCCCCAACCTGTCGATGATGGAGATCAGGGCCAAGTGCCGCCGCCTCAAGCAGCGCAACGATCTCTCCCTCGTGGTCATCGACTACCTCCAGCTGATGCAGTCCGGTGGCTCGCGCCGCCCCGAGAGCCGTCAGCAGGAAGTCTCGGACATGTCCCGAAACCTCAAGCTGCTGGCGAAGGAGCTGGAGGTCCCGGTGATCGCGCTCTCCCAGCTGAACCGTGGTCCGGAGCAGCGGACCGACAAGAAGCCGATGGTCTCCGACCTGCGAGAGTCCGGCTCGATCGAGCAGGACGCCGACATGGTGATCCTGCTGCACCGCGAGGACGCCTACGAGAAGGAGTCCCCCCGCGCCGGTGAGGCCGACCTGATCGTGGCCAAGCACCGAAACGGCCCCACCGCGACGATCACCGTGGCCTTCCAGGGCCACTATTCGCGTTTCGTGGACATGGCCAACACGTAG
- a CDS encoding glycosyltransferase family 87 protein codes for MTKVHEDRPVLPTQQDEVAAAGSELIGGPLGRYARLGGHWLGPVRVVALIAIGMFAIGMVQKIPCYDWAWFRGATSQYTHACYSDIPHLYAVRGFADNLTPYFDRLPGDMEYLEYPVLTGLFMEIASWLTPGSGSMQHREQMYWMVNAGMLMACAAVIAVCVARTHRRRPWDALLFALAPAFALTATINWDLLAIALTAAGMLMWSRGRTVLFGVLIGLATAAKLYPVLLLGVLFVLCWRAGKWRAFGGAVLGAAGAWLAANLPVMLYAWDGWTKFYTFSQERPIDFGSVWLLISQRSGNHLHDANTYATGLTLLLCGAIGLLTLTAPRRPRFAQLAFLVVAAFILCNKVYSPQYVLWLIPLAALARPRWRDFLIWQAGEVAYYLGIWFYLAYINSGDKHQGLPVEGYQLAIAAHLLTTLYLCAVIVRDILLPERDVVRRDGSDDPSGGVLDGAEDVFVLSDAARAPRYATPLEGQRVDWGAGPGH; via the coding sequence ATGACGAAGGTGCACGAGGACCGCCCCGTACTGCCCACACAGCAGGACGAGGTCGCCGCAGCCGGCAGTGAGCTCATCGGCGGCCCGCTCGGCCGCTACGCCAGGCTCGGCGGGCACTGGCTGGGACCGGTGCGCGTCGTGGCCCTCATCGCCATCGGCATGTTCGCCATCGGCATGGTGCAGAAGATCCCCTGCTACGACTGGGCGTGGTTCCGCGGGGCGACCTCGCAGTACACCCACGCCTGCTACTCCGACATCCCGCACCTGTACGCGGTCCGCGGCTTCGCCGACAACCTGACGCCCTACTTCGACCGGCTGCCCGGCGACATGGAGTACCTGGAGTACCCGGTGCTCACCGGGCTCTTCATGGAGATCGCCTCCTGGCTGACCCCCGGCAGCGGCTCCATGCAGCACCGCGAGCAGATGTACTGGATGGTCAACGCGGGCATGCTGATGGCGTGCGCCGCGGTCATCGCCGTGTGCGTCGCCCGCACCCACCGCCGCCGCCCCTGGGACGCCCTCCTCTTCGCCCTCGCGCCCGCCTTCGCCCTGACGGCCACGATCAACTGGGACCTGCTGGCCATCGCCCTGACCGCCGCCGGGATGCTCATGTGGTCCCGCGGGCGCACGGTCCTCTTCGGCGTCCTCATCGGCCTGGCCACCGCCGCCAAGCTGTACCCCGTCCTGCTGCTCGGGGTCCTGTTCGTGCTCTGCTGGCGGGCCGGGAAGTGGCGTGCCTTCGGCGGCGCGGTCCTGGGCGCGGCCGGTGCCTGGCTGGCGGCGAACCTGCCCGTCATGCTCTACGCCTGGGACGGCTGGACGAAGTTCTACACCTTCAGCCAGGAGCGGCCCATCGACTTCGGCTCCGTCTGGCTGCTGATCTCCCAGCGCTCGGGCAACCACCTGCACGACGCCAACACCTACGCGACCGGGCTGACGCTCCTGCTCTGCGGGGCCATCGGACTGCTCACCCTGACCGCGCCCCGCCGCCCCCGCTTCGCCCAGTTGGCCTTCCTGGTCGTCGCGGCCTTCATCCTGTGCAACAAGGTCTACTCACCGCAGTACGTGCTGTGGCTCATCCCGCTCGCCGCACTGGCCCGGCCGCGCTGGCGCGACTTCCTGATCTGGCAGGCCGGCGAGGTCGCCTACTACCTCGGAATCTGGTTCTACCTCGCGTACATCAACAGCGGGGACAAGCACCAGGGCCTGCCCGTGGAGGGCTACCAGCTGGCGATCGCCGCCCACCTGCTGACCACCCTCTACCTGTGCGCCGTCATCGTCCGCGACATCCTCCTCCCGGAGCGCGACGTCGTCCGCCGGGACGGCTCGGACGACCCCTCCGGCGGCGTCCTGGACGGGGCCGAGGACGTGTTCGTGCTGTCCGACGCGGCGAGGGCGCCGCGGTACGCGACGCCCTTGGAGGGACAGCGGGTCGACTGGGGCGCCGGCCCCGGTCACTGA
- the rplI gene encoding 50S ribosomal protein L9, with protein sequence MKIILTHEVSGLGTAGDVVDVKDGYARNYLVPRGFAIRWTKGGEKDVAQIRRARKIHEIATIEQANEVKAKLEGVKVRLATRAGDAGRLFGSVTPADIATAIEASGGPKVDKRRVELGSPIKTLGSYQVSVRLHSDVAANVGIEVVAA encoded by the coding sequence ATGAAGATCATCCTGACCCACGAGGTCTCTGGCCTCGGTACCGCCGGCGATGTCGTCGACGTCAAGGACGGTTACGCTCGCAACTACCTGGTCCCGCGTGGTTTCGCGATCCGCTGGACCAAGGGTGGCGAGAAGGACGTGGCGCAGATCCGCCGCGCCCGTAAGATCCACGAGATCGCGACCATCGAGCAGGCCAACGAGGTCAAGGCCAAGCTCGAAGGTGTCAAGGTCCGTCTGGCCACCCGCGCGGGTGACGCCGGTCGTCTCTTCGGCTCCGTGACCCCGGCCGACATCGCCACGGCGATCGAGGCTTCCGGTGGCCCGAAGGTCGACAAGCGCCGCGTGGAGCTGGGCTCCCCGATCAAGACCCTCGGTTCGTACCAGGTCTCCGTGCGTCTGCACAGCGACGTGGCCGCGAACGTGGGCATCGAGGTCGTCGCCGCCTAA
- a CDS encoding single-stranded DNA-binding protein, which translates to MAGETVITVVGNLVDDPELRFTPSGAAVAKFRVASTPRTFDRQTNEWKDGESLFLTCSVWRQAAENVAESLQRGMRVIVQGRLRQRSYEDREGVKRTVYELDVEEVGPSLKNATAKVTKTTGRGGQGGYGGGQQQGGGGGWGGAPSGGQQGGGAPSDDPWASSAPAGGQQQGGGGGGWGGSSGGSGGGYSDEPPF; encoded by the coding sequence ATGGCAGGCGAGACCGTCATCACGGTCGTCGGCAATCTCGTCGACGACCCCGAGCTGCGCTTCACCCCCTCGGGTGCGGCGGTCGCGAAGTTCCGTGTCGCGTCCACCCCCCGCACCTTCGACCGCCAGACCAACGAGTGGAAGGACGGCGAGAGCCTGTTCCTGACCTGCTCGGTGTGGCGGCAGGCGGCGGAGAACGTCGCCGAGTCCCTCCAGCGAGGCATGCGCGTCATCGTGCAGGGCCGGCTGAGGCAGCGGTCCTACGAGGACCGTGAGGGTGTCAAGCGCACGGTCTACGAGCTGGACGTCGAGGAAGTCGGCCCCAGCCTGAAGAACGCCACGGCCAAGGTCACCAAGACCACCGGTCGCGGTGGCCAGGGCGGATACGGCGGCGGTCAGCAGCAGGGCGGCGGCGGTGGCTGGGGCGGAGCCCCCAGCGGCGGCCAGCAGGGCGGCGGAGCTCCCTCCGACGACCCGTGGGCGTCCAGTGCGCCGGCCGGCGGCCAGCAGCAGGGCGGCGGCGGGGGCGGTTGGGGCGGAAGCTCCGGCGGCTCCGGCGGTGGCTACTCGGACGAGCCGCCCTTCTAG
- a CDS encoding alanine racemase codes for MALTLYVDTARWRAHQKQVQDQFPGMIPVCKGNGYGFGHERLCEEATRMGADVLAVGTTYEAASIKDLFGGDLLVLTPFRRGEEPVPLPDRVIRSVSSLEGVRSLVGARVVIECMSSMRRHGISEQDLGQLHGAIEDVRLEGFALHLPLDRPDGSDAVEEVIGWMDRLRAARLPLHTMFVSHLRAEELARLQQQFPQTRFRARIGTRLWLGDHEATQYRGSVLDVTRVAKGDRFGYRQQKAASDGWLVVVAGGTSHGVGLEAPKALHGVMPRAKGVARAGLATVNRNLSPFVWAGKQRWFAEPPHMQVSILFVPADAAEPKVGDELVAHLRHTTTQFDRVLDA; via the coding sequence ATGGCGCTCACGCTCTACGTCGACACCGCGCGCTGGCGTGCGCACCAGAAGCAGGTCCAGGACCAGTTCCCCGGGATGATCCCGGTCTGCAAGGGCAACGGCTACGGCTTCGGCCACGAGCGGCTGTGCGAGGAGGCGACCCGGATGGGCGCCGACGTACTGGCCGTCGGCACGACGTACGAGGCCGCGAGCATCAAGGACCTGTTCGGCGGCGACCTGCTGGTCCTCACCCCGTTCCGCCGGGGCGAGGAGCCGGTGCCGCTGCCGGACCGGGTCATCCGCTCGGTGTCCTCGCTGGAGGGGGTCCGCAGCCTGGTCGGTGCCCGTGTGGTCATCGAGTGCATGAGCTCGATGCGCCGCCACGGGATCTCCGAGCAGGACCTGGGCCAGCTGCACGGCGCGATCGAGGACGTACGGCTGGAGGGCTTCGCCCTGCACCTGCCGCTGGACCGCCCCGACGGCTCGGACGCCGTGGAGGAGGTCATCGGCTGGATGGACAGGCTGCGCGCGGCCCGGCTGCCGCTGCACACGATGTTCGTCAGCCACCTGCGGGCCGAGGAGCTGGCGCGGCTCCAGCAGCAGTTCCCGCAGACCCGCTTCCGGGCGCGGATCGGCACCCGGCTGTGGCTGGGCGACCACGAGGCGACCCAGTACCGCGGCTCGGTGCTCGACGTCACGCGCGTGGCCAAGGGGGACCGCTTCGGGTACCGCCAGCAGAAGGCCGCTTCCGACGGCTGGCTGGTCGTGGTCGCCGGCGGTACCTCGCACGGTGTGGGCCTGGAGGCCCCGAAGGCGCTGCACGGTGTGATGCCGCGCGCCAAGGGCGTCGCCCGGGCGGGTCTGGCCACGGTCAACAGGAACCTGTCGCCGTTCGTGTGGGCGGGCAAGCAGCGCTGGTTCGCCGAGCCGCCGCACATGCAGGTGTCGATCCTGTTCGTGCCCGCCGACGCGGCCGAGCCGAAGGTCGGCGACGAGCTGGTGGCGCACCTGCGCCACACCACCACGCAGTTCGACCGCGTGCTCGACGCCTGA
- the rpsR gene encoding 30S ribosomal protein S18: MAKPPVRKPKKKVCAFCKDKTAYVDYKDTNMLRKFISDRGKIRARRVTGNCTQHQRDVATAVKNSREMALLPYTSTAR; this comes from the coding sequence ATGGCGAAGCCGCCTGTGCGCAAGCCTAAGAAGAAGGTCTGCGCGTTCTGCAAGGACAAGACCGCGTACGTGGACTACAAGGACACGAACATGCTGCGGAAGTTCATTTCCGACCGCGGCAAGATCCGTGCCCGCCGCGTTACCGGCAACTGCACGCAGCACCAGCGTGACGTCGCCACGGCCGTGAAGAACAGCCGTGAGATGGCGCTGCTGCCCTACACGTCCACCGCGCGATAA
- a CDS encoding GNAT family N-acetyltransferase, whose protein sequence is MTDSPELVIRPATEADLPAIVAMLADDPLGATRESPEDLAPYRTALERLTRDPNQHLVVAVRADRVVGTLQLTIVPGLSRKGSTRSIIEGVRVHADERGGGLGTRFIEWAIEKSRAEECALVQLTSDVTRTDAHRFYERLGFTASHVGFKLQL, encoded by the coding sequence ATGACCGACTCACCCGAACTGGTGATCCGGCCCGCCACCGAGGCGGATCTGCCCGCCATCGTCGCCATGCTGGCCGACGACCCGCTCGGTGCCACCCGCGAGTCCCCGGAAGACCTCGCCCCGTACCGCACGGCACTGGAGCGTCTCACCCGTGACCCGAACCAGCACCTGGTCGTCGCTGTGCGGGCCGACCGGGTCGTGGGCACCCTCCAGTTGACGATCGTTCCCGGCCTCTCCCGCAAGGGCTCCACCCGCTCCATCATCGAGGGCGTCCGCGTCCATGCGGACGAGCGCGGCGGCGGGCTGGGCACCCGCTTCATCGAGTGGGCGATCGAGAAGTCCCGTGCCGAGGAGTGCGCACTCGTCCAGTTGACGTCGGACGTGACCCGGACCGACGCCCACCGCTTCTACGAACGCCTCGGGTTCACGGCGTCGCACGTCGGATTCAAGCTCCAGCTCTGA
- a CDS encoding MATE family efflux transporter, whose product MTQALAAPTAGPRRHDREIFALAVPAFGALVAEPLFVMADSAIVGHLGTPQLAGLGIAAAFLTTAVSVFVFLAYATTAAVSRRVGAGDLPAAIRQGLDGIWLGLLLGVAVIAVVLPAAPSLVSLFGASDSVAPHAITYLRISALGIPAMLVVLAATGVIRGLQDTRTPLYVAIGGFTLNAGLNVALVYGAGLGIAGSAWGTVLAQCAMAAAYLFVVVRGARRHGASLRPDAAGIRACAHAGTPLLVRTLSLRAILMIATAVAARLGDADIAAHQILLSLWSLLAFALDAIAIAGQAIIGRYLGSGDTDGAKAVCRRMVQWGIATGIVLGLLVVLARPVFIPLFTSDPAVEDALLPALLVVALSQPVSGIVFVLDGVLMGAGDGRYLAGAMLVTLAAFAPAALLVPALGGGLTMLWWAMTLMMLVRMVTLQLRARSGRWAIGGATR is encoded by the coding sequence ATGACACAGGCCCTCGCAGCACCCACGGCGGGGCCGAGACGGCACGATCGAGAGATCTTCGCTCTCGCGGTCCCCGCCTTCGGCGCCCTCGTCGCGGAGCCCCTCTTCGTGATGGCCGACAGCGCCATCGTGGGACACCTCGGCACCCCCCAGCTGGCCGGCCTCGGCATCGCCGCCGCCTTCCTCACCACCGCAGTGAGCGTCTTCGTCTTCCTCGCCTACGCCACCACCGCGGCTGTCTCCCGCCGGGTCGGCGCGGGCGACCTTCCAGCGGCCATCCGGCAGGGCCTGGACGGCATCTGGCTGGGACTGCTGCTCGGCGTGGCCGTCATCGCCGTGGTGCTGCCCGCAGCCCCGTCCCTGGTCTCCCTTTTCGGCGCCTCCGACAGCGTCGCTCCCCACGCGATCACCTATCTGCGCATCTCCGCCCTCGGCATCCCCGCGATGCTCGTGGTGCTGGCGGCCACCGGGGTGATCCGCGGCCTTCAGGACACCCGTACGCCGCTGTACGTCGCGATCGGAGGCTTCACCCTCAACGCGGGTCTGAACGTCGCGCTCGTCTACGGTGCCGGCCTCGGCATCGCAGGCTCCGCCTGGGGCACGGTCCTCGCCCAGTGCGCCATGGCGGCCGCCTACCTGTTCGTGGTGGTGCGGGGGGCCCGTCGGCACGGTGCCTCCCTGCGTCCCGATGCCGCCGGGATCCGCGCCTGCGCCCATGCGGGGACGCCACTGCTGGTCCGTACGCTGTCCCTGCGTGCCATCCTCATGATCGCGACGGCGGTGGCGGCCCGGCTGGGCGACGCCGACATCGCGGCCCATCAGATCCTGCTGTCCCTGTGGAGCCTGCTCGCCTTCGCGCTGGACGCCATCGCGATCGCCGGCCAGGCGATCATCGGCCGCTACCTGGGCTCGGGCGACACGGACGGCGCCAAGGCCGTCTGCCGCCGGATGGTGCAGTGGGGGATCGCGACGGGCATCGTGCTCGGCCTGCTGGTGGTGCTGGCCCGCCCGGTCTTCATCCCGCTGTTCACCAGCGATCCGGCCGTCGAGGACGCCCTGTTGCCCGCCCTGTTGGTGGTGGCCCTCTCCCAGCCCGTGTCCGGCATCGTCTTCGTGCTGGACGGAGTCCTGATGGGGGCAGGCGACGGCCGCTACCTGGCCGGGGCCATGCTCGTGACGCTTGCCGCCTTCGCCCCGGCCGCACTGCTCGTCCCGGCCCTGGGCGGCGGGCTCACGATGCTCTGGTGGGCCATGACCTTGATGATGCTGGTCCGGATGGTCACCCTCCAGCTGCGTGCCCGCTCCGGCCGATGGGCGATCGGTGGGGCCACCCGGTAG
- the rpsF gene encoding 30S ribosomal protein S6 translates to MRHYEVMVILDPDLEERAVSPLIENFLSVVREGNGKVEKVDTWGRRRLAYEIKKKPEGIYSVIDLQAEPAVVKELDRQMNLNESVLRTKVLRPETH, encoded by the coding sequence ATGCGTCACTACGAAGTGATGGTCATCCTCGACCCCGATCTTGAGGAGCGCGCTGTCTCCCCGCTGATCGAGAACTTCCTCTCCGTCGTCCGTGAGGGCAACGGAAAGGTCGAGAAGGTCGACACCTGGGGCCGTCGTCGTCTCGCTTACGAGATCAAGAAGAAGCCCGAGGGCATCTACTCGGTCATCGACCTTCAGGCCGAGCCTGCGGTCGTCAAGGAGCTTGACCGACAGATGAACCTGAACGAGTCGGTTCTCCGGACCAAGGTCCTTCGCCCCGAGACCCACTGA